In the genome of Acidobacteriota bacterium, the window ATCAGTTGTCTCTTGCCCGTCGCCGGATTAACCGCACAACCGGTCGTCAACAACAACCCTGCGATTAGAAGGGATTCGATTGCGGGCAGCGAAAGATGTCGCATGGGAGCCTCCCGAGAATATCCAGTTTCGATATTCTACAGCCCAACGCCGGCGGGACTCCACTAACTACCGATCATGCTGGCAGGATTCTGAGGCCGATTTACAATTTGTTACACGCTCGAGGGCTGCGAACGGGTGGAGGACAAATGGCGATGACCCGACGGAGTGGATTGATGCGTCTTGTGGCGGTCTTGCTGGTGATCATCGCCGGGCCCGCGCAAGGGGCTCCCGACACATCCGTCGACCCCCTCACGACTCTCGTCGAGGCCTATTACGACGAGTTCCTGAAGCTGAATCCGGCTGTGGCGACGTACAACGGGGATCATCGCTTTGACGATCAACTCACGGTCGGGATCGCCGCGGAGCATCGCAAAGCGTCGTTGGCCCTCGAACGCACGTACCTGAAGAAGATCGAGGCTCTCGACGGCGAGCAGCTGAGCGACGGCCAACGTTTGACGAGGGCGCTCTTCCTCCGGGAACGCAGACTCTCCATCGAAGACGCCGTCTTTCCCGATCATCTAATACCGATCGACCAGATCGCCAGTTTCCCTGTCCAGTTGGCGACGCTTGGTAGTGGCAAGTCCATCCAACCGTTTGCGACGGTCAAGGACTACGACAACTGGCTGGCGAGATTGGCCGTCGTGCCGGATTGGGTGGAAACCGCCATCGGCAATATGCGGACGGGTATCGAGCGGGGTGTGGTCCAGCCTCGAATCGTGATCGAGCGAGCGATTCCGATTATGGAGACGCACGTCGTCGACGATCCTACGGATAGCGTGTTTTACCGACCTGTGCGAGAGCTTCCGGCTAACACCAGAGCGAAAGAGCGCAAACGGATCGAACAAGCCTACCGGAAAGTGATCTCCGATGTCGTCGTTCCCGGCTATCAACGGCTTGCCACGTTCCTGCGTGAAGAGTACTTGCCGTCCTGTCGACCCAATCAAGGACTCGGCCGGCTTCCCGGCGGACGGGAGTGGTACGCGCACCTCGTCCGCGCCCATACAACGACATCCCTCACTCCCCAGGAGATCCATGAACTCGGCCGCAAGGAAGTCGACCGCATCATCGAGCAACTCGAGGTAGAGAGGCGGCGGGACTGGAAAGACTCGGCACCGGAGTGGGATGGACCCCTCCTCGACGGCTACCGGGAGTTGACGTCCCATGTCATGGGACGTCTGCCGCAACTATTCCACGACATTCCTGACGCGACCTTCGAAGTGCGGCCGGTGGAATCGTTTCGCAGCGCATCGGCACCGGGCGCATCCTACGTCGCGGCAAGTCCCGACGGCGATCGACCCGGAGTGTTCTACGTCAACGCTTCGGAGAAGACGACAGGTCCGCCGAGCGACGCTTTGTTTCTTCACGAGGCCATCCCCGGACATCATCTTCAGATCTCGCTTCAGAGAGAGCTCGCGAAACTACCGCGATTCCGTCGATTCGGTCATCAGACAGCATTCTCGGAGGGTTGGGCGCTATACGCAGAGAGACTGGGAACGCCGCTGGGTCTCTATCGCAACCGAAACCAGACCGTAAGAGCCCTCTACTCGGAGCTGTTTCGTGCGCGTCGCCTCGTGGTGGACACCGGTCTACACGCGATGAGTTGGAACCGAAAGATGGCGATCAAATACATCAGCAACGAACGAGAAGTCGATCGTTACCTCGCCATGCCGGGTCAGGCGCTCGCCTACAAGGTCGGGCAACTTCACATCCTGGAATTGCGACGTCGCGCCGAGGAGCGCCTCGGTGAGCAGTTCGATGTTCGGGACTTTCATCGCGTGATTCTTGGTGCCGGGGCGCTGCCTCTGGATATTCTTGAGAACCGCGTCGAGGCCTGGATCGAGGCTTCCCTTGCCAATGCGGATAAACCCGAGTAGAAACAACAAGATGCCGCTCTCTCGAAATGCTCTGGACCGATCGTCGCGTCGTCGCGTACTGATCCTGAGCAGTTCAGGTGGCGGGGCCCACCTCGTCGCCGCGGAGGCCATCCGCAAGCGACTCGCCGACGATCCGTCCGTCGAAGTCGT includes:
- a CDS encoding DUF885 domain-containing protein gives rise to the protein MTRRSGLMRLVAVLLVIIAGPAQGAPDTSVDPLTTLVEAYYDEFLKLNPAVATYNGDHRFDDQLTVGIAAEHRKASLALERTYLKKIEALDGEQLSDGQRLTRALFLRERRLSIEDAVFPDHLIPIDQIASFPVQLATLGSGKSIQPFATVKDYDNWLARLAVVPDWVETAIGNMRTGIERGVVQPRIVIERAIPIMETHVVDDPTDSVFYRPVRELPANTRAKERKRIEQAYRKVISDVVVPGYQRLATFLREEYLPSCRPNQGLGRLPGGREWYAHLVRAHTTTSLTPQEIHELGRKEVDRIIEQLEVERRRDWKDSAPEWDGPLLDGYRELTSHVMGRLPQLFHDIPDATFEVRPVESFRSASAPGASYVAASPDGDRPGVFYVNASEKTTGPPSDALFLHEAIPGHHLQISLQRELAKLPRFRRFGHQTAFSEGWALYAERLGTPLGLYRNRNQTVRALYSELFRARRLVVDTGLHAMSWNRKMAIKYISNEREVDRYLAMPGQALAYKVGQLHILELRRRAEERLGEQFDVRDFHRVILGAGALPLDILENRVEAWIEASLANADKPE